Sequence from the Qipengyuania pelagi genome:
AAGCTGATGAAACATCTCGGCCTGTCGAAACCGCTCTGGCGCTATGACGATCACAGCGAGCATCGCGATCGCGAGAGGCTGGTCAATTCGATGCGGGATCGCGCAGTCGCGCTGGTCAGCGATGCGGGAACGCCGCTGGTGTCGGACCCCGGCTATCGCCTCGTCAATGACTGCCGTGCGGAGGGGATACCGGTTACGGTGATCCCCGGTCCCTGCGCGGCGATTGCCGGGCTCACCCTGTCGGGCCTGCCGAACGATCGCTTCCTGTTCGCGGGGTTCCTGCCGAGCAAGGAAAAGGCGCGGCGGGACGCGCTGACGGATCTGTCCGGGATCGACGCCACGCTCGTCTTCTACGAGACCGCGCCGCGCCTTCTGAAGGCTCTGGCCGCCATCGGAGACGCGCTTCCCGAGCGCGAGATCGCGGTTGCGCGTGAATTGACCAAGCTGCACGAGGAATTGCGCCGCGGCCTCGCCCCCGGCCTGATTGCGTGGTTCGAGAAGCATCCGCCCAAGGGGGAGATCGTGCTGCTAATCGGTCCTCCGGTCGAAACCCATTCCTCAGTCGCGGATATCGAGGCGCTGCTGTGGGAGGCGCTGGATACCCTCAAACCCTCGCAGGCCGCGGCGCAGGTGGCCAAGGCGACCGGAGAGGACCGCAAGGCGCTCTATGCCCGCGCGTTGGAGATGCGCCGCGAATGAAGCGCCAGCTGGCGGAGAAGAACGGCCGCGAAGGCGAAACGCGCGCCGCGTTCTGGCTGCGTGCCAGGGGCTGGAGCATCCTCGCGAGCCGGGTGAGA
This genomic interval carries:
- the rsmI gene encoding 16S rRNA (cytidine(1402)-2'-O)-methyltransferase; the protein is MAVDVTDEAPDLQPLSPGLYIVATPIGNLGDITLRAVDVLRRCDGVACEDTRVTGKLMKHLGLSKPLWRYDDHSEHRDRERLVNSMRDRAVALVSDAGTPLVSDPGYRLVNDCRAEGIPVTVIPGPCAAIAGLTLSGLPNDRFLFAGFLPSKEKARRDALTDLSGIDATLVFYETAPRLLKALAAIGDALPEREIAVARELTKLHEELRRGLAPGLIAWFEKHPPKGEIVLLIGPPVETHSSVADIEALLWEALDTLKPSQAAAQVAKATGEDRKALYARALEMRRE